Proteins encoded by one window of Deinococcus sp. KSM4-11:
- a CDS encoding S1C family serine protease, whose product MRASPWLPVLLLLALGAYLLPPREPDAQAAPVTTRTLPDSLPPQTRALFEASRPATVQVESVDPARNSAGIGTGFFISAQGQVMTAYHVVSSGTLFQVSTVNGKSYRARVTAFNAAADVALLSIEGRGPFPYLKLTTRAPRVGETVLAIGNSGGDFLQARRGQLLGLDMAAGRSDFPQGTLEMSAPLAPGDSGGPIIDGNGQAIGVVSYIRVDESGRTRRSYAVPVVAGNVLVQGLLDGRKQDVAVVGLVLDDLHSGLTDPPGAVVSRVAQGSPAARAGLRGSRLDRDGNLVELGDIITSVNGRPVRGADEFITAIRKVGIGVAVRLGYVRGGVAQETSVVLVAKSSVPDLRE is encoded by the coding sequence ATGCGCGCGTCACCCTGGCTTCCCGTTCTGTTGCTGCTGGCGCTCGGCGCGTACCTGCTGCCACCGCGAGAGCCGGACGCCCAGGCGGCCCCGGTCACGACGCGCACCCTGCCGGACTCGCTGCCGCCGCAGACGCGGGCGCTGTTCGAGGCGTCCCGTCCGGCGACCGTGCAGGTGGAGAGCGTCGATCCGGCGCGGAACTCAGCGGGCATCGGCACCGGCTTCTTCATCAGCGCGCAGGGGCAGGTCATGACCGCGTACCACGTGGTGAGCAGCGGCACGCTGTTTCAGGTGAGCACCGTGAACGGCAAGAGCTACCGGGCGCGCGTCACGGCCTTCAACGCGGCGGCGGATGTGGCCTTGCTGAGCATCGAGGGACGCGGCCCCTTTCCGTACCTGAAACTCACGACGCGGGCACCCCGGGTGGGCGAGACCGTGCTGGCTATCGGCAACAGCGGCGGAGACTTCCTGCAAGCGCGGCGGGGCCAATTGCTGGGCCTGGACATGGCGGCGGGCCGCTCGGACTTCCCACAGGGCACGCTGGAGATGAGCGCGCCCCTCGCGCCGGGCGACAGCGGCGGGCCGATCATCGACGGCAACGGGCAGGCGATCGGGGTGGTCAGCTACATCCGCGTGGACGAATCCGGACGCACGCGGCGCAGCTACGCGGTGCCGGTCGTCGCCGGGAATGTCCTGGTACAGGGGTTGCTGGACGGGCGCAAACAGGACGTGGCGGTGGTCGGTCTGGTGCTGGACGACCTGCACAGCGGCCTGACCGACCCGCCCGGCGCGGTGGTGTCGCGGGTGGCCCAGGGCAGCCCGGCGGCCCGGGCGGGCCTGCGTGGCAGCCGCCTTGACCGCGACGGGAATCTGGTCGAGCTCGGTGACATCATCACCAGCGTGAACGGCCGACCGGTGCGTGGGGCCGACGAGTTCATCACGGCGATCCGGAAGGTCGGGATCGGGGTGGCGGTGCGCCTGGGCTACGTGCGCGGTGGCGTGGCGCAGGAGACGTCGGTGGTGCTGGTGGCGAAGTCCAGCGTGCCCGATCTGCGCGAGTGA
- a CDS encoding EVE domain-containing protein: MQRWLLKSEPDVFGYPDLERVGHEPWNGVRNYQARNNLRAMHLGDLCLFYHSNAKPNGVAGVARVSREAHPDNLQFDPASPYHDPKSPPGDPRWSMVEVEPVRAFPRLLTLDDLRALPEWADSPLTRKGTRLSVLPVTDTEFRAALRAVGLDADTL, encoded by the coding sequence ATGCAGCGGTGGCTTCTGAAATCCGAACCGGACGTGTTCGGGTACCCCGACCTGGAACGCGTGGGCCACGAACCGTGGAACGGCGTCCGCAACTACCAGGCGCGCAATAACCTGCGCGCCATGCACCTCGGCGACCTGTGCCTCTTCTACCACTCGAACGCGAAACCGAACGGCGTCGCCGGGGTGGCCCGCGTGAGCCGGGAAGCGCACCCGGACAACCTTCAGTTCGACCCGGCCAGTCCCTACCACGATCCGAAATCCCCGCCGGGCGACCCCCGCTGGAGCATGGTTGAGGTCGAGCCGGTGCGCGCCTTCCCCCGCCTGCTGACCCTGGACGACCTGCGCGCGCTGCCCGAGTGGGCCGATTCTCCCCTGACCCGCAAGGGGACACGCCTGAGCGTCCTGCCCGTCACGGACACGGAATTCCGTGCGGCGTTACGCGCCGTGGGCCTGGATGCCGATACGCTTTGA
- a CDS encoding GNAT family N-acetyltransferase, with translation MPIRFDSLTVADVPRLTRWLPEPHVRAFWDDGERDEATVCDHSFAPNRDVPGFIFRVDGHPTGFLQTERIGEGHEFQPWAMRAGETWAIDLLIGEVEQTGRGVGPQVIRAFIDKLQGERPDLHRSVIGPDERNERAIRAYGKAGFEKVGMLDDEAGRRVITRLNRN, from the coding sequence ATGCCGATACGCTTTGACTCCCTGACGGTGGCCGACGTGCCCCGGCTGACCCGCTGGTTGCCGGAGCCACACGTCCGTGCCTTCTGGGACGACGGTGAACGCGACGAGGCCACCGTCTGCGACCACTCTTTCGCCCCGAACCGCGACGTGCCCGGCTTCATCTTCCGTGTGGACGGCCACCCTACCGGTTTTCTCCAGACCGAACGGATCGGGGAAGGGCATGAATTCCAGCCGTGGGCCATGCGCGCCGGGGAGACCTGGGCCATCGACCTGCTCATCGGGGAGGTCGAACAGACCGGGCGGGGGGTGGGGCCACAGGTTATCCGGGCGTTCATCGACAAGCTCCAGGGCGAACGTCCAGACTTGCACCGCAGTGTGATCGGCCCCGACGAACGCAACGAGCGCGCCATCCGTGCCTACGGGAAGGCCGGCTTCGAGAAGGTCGGCATGCTGGACGACGAGGCGGGACGGCGGGTCATCACGCGGCTGAACCGGAACTGA
- a CDS encoding DIP1984 family protein, giving the protein MKLAEALIERADLQKRAAQLEERIVKNLLVQEGEAPPEEPRQLLHEFMDVAQRLEALLPRIHRANLAATLPGGQTLTDALTRRDMLDLRLKVLRRAAATASERQTRYSNSEVRILSAVPARDLQTQVDALAKQRRELEAEIQQTNWLTELGD; this is encoded by the coding sequence ATGAAACTCGCCGAGGCCCTGATCGAACGCGCCGACCTGCAAAAACGCGCGGCCCAGCTTGAGGAGCGGATCGTCAAGAACCTGCTGGTGCAGGAGGGCGAGGCGCCGCCCGAAGAGCCCCGGCAATTGCTCCACGAATTCATGGACGTCGCCCAGCGGCTTGAGGCCCTGTTGCCCCGCATCCACCGGGCGAACCTCGCGGCCACCCTGCCGGGCGGTCAGACACTGACAGACGCCCTGACTCGCCGGGACATGCTCGACCTGCGCCTGAAGGTGCTGCGCCGCGCGGCGGCCACGGCTTCCGAACGGCAGACGCGCTACAGCAACAGCGAGGTGCGGATCCTGTCTGCCGTTCCGGCCCGCGACCTCCAGACGCAGGTGGACGCCCTCGCCAAGCAGCGGCGCGAGCTGGAGGCCGAGATCCAGCAGACCAACTGGCTGACGGAACTGGGCGACTGA
- a CDS encoding endonuclease MutS2, with the protein MSFDSRALSALDFPRVRDALAQRCATTLGTERAGALQPSDDGGRIARELDEVEDALFGVSLSLGGIQDIRDLHARAQEGRVLSGQELLNAAYSLDGAMTVKRAIGANSRGPLREVALGLGDHAELVRRVLGALDREGGVRDEASPHLRDLRRRIEPLRGRIRERLASTLEKWADVLQEHIVTIRRDRYVLPVQASRVGQVQGIIVDASATGQTYFVEPAAITQLNNELARLILDEEAEVRRILTELSGLLAQDGDVPMTLSTIGELDLIASKARLARDWRLNRPEPSPAGVYDLREARHPLIEHPVANDIALGSTKLLLITGPNMGGKTATLKTLGLAVLMHQCGLYVPAASAKLPVVQDVLVDIGDEQSIEASLSTFASHLKHLRYVLRHASPDTLVLVDELGSGTDPNEGAALSQAIIETLLSQDARGIVTSHLSPLKLFALETPGLKNASMGFEVDTLSPTYVLQVGQPGRSYALAIAQRMGLPADVLERATGLLGEDAGIMERMLEGLERERADLAGQLETATTARREAEGELGRVRQERETLETRRGEMLAEAAQKAESLYADAIERVRTLRARAQEDGARPRVMQELRELRTAAQKARPAPPVREERGDPIRVGSRVDVPAYNAAGQVLELRGDDLVVQLGVMKVGVKRRDVRVQPEVKVPALRGSFVGRAPTTFQAELQLRGLGVEEAVEELRTAILEASALKEKQLRVVHGKGQGVLRRLLREYLKNDRKVESFHDAEPNQGGHGVTIVNLRA; encoded by the coding sequence ATGTCCTTCGATTCGCGCGCCCTGTCTGCCCTGGATTTCCCCCGCGTCCGTGACGCCCTCGCCCAGCGGTGCGCGACGACGCTGGGCACCGAGCGGGCCGGGGCGCTGCAACCCTCGGACGATGGGGGCCGGATCGCGCGCGAACTGGACGAGGTGGAGGATGCGCTCTTCGGTGTGAGCCTGAGCCTGGGCGGCATTCAGGACATCCGTGACCTGCACGCGCGGGCACAGGAAGGCCGGGTGCTGTCCGGGCAGGAGCTGCTGAACGCGGCCTACTCGCTGGACGGCGCGATGACCGTGAAGCGGGCCATCGGCGCGAATTCGCGCGGGCCGCTCCGGGAGGTCGCCCTGGGCCTGGGCGATCACGCGGAACTGGTGCGCCGCGTGCTGGGTGCCCTCGACCGCGAGGGCGGCGTGCGAGACGAGGCGTCGCCGCACCTGCGCGACCTGCGCCGCCGGATTGAGCCGTTGCGGGGGCGCATCCGCGAACGCTTGGCAAGCACCCTGGAGAAGTGGGCCGACGTCCTGCAGGAGCACATCGTCACCATCCGCCGCGACCGCTACGTGCTGCCGGTACAGGCCAGCCGCGTGGGGCAGGTGCAGGGCATCATCGTGGACGCCTCCGCAACCGGGCAGACGTACTTCGTGGAGCCGGCCGCGATCACGCAGCTCAACAACGAACTGGCCCGCCTGATCCTCGACGAGGAGGCCGAGGTGCGCCGGATTCTGACCGAGCTGTCGGGCCTGCTCGCGCAGGACGGGGACGTGCCGATGACCCTCTCGACCATCGGGGAACTCGATCTGATCGCGTCGAAGGCGCGGCTGGCGCGGGACTGGCGGCTGAACCGCCCCGAGCCGTCGCCCGCCGGCGTGTACGACCTGCGCGAGGCGCGCCACCCGCTGATCGAGCATCCCGTGGCGAACGACATCGCGCTGGGCAGCACGAAACTGCTGCTGATCACTGGCCCGAACATGGGCGGCAAGACTGCGACCCTCAAGACCCTCGGCCTGGCCGTCCTGATGCACCAGTGCGGCCTGTACGTCCCGGCGGCAAGCGCGAAACTGCCCGTGGTGCAGGACGTGCTGGTGGACATCGGCGACGAGCAGAGCATCGAGGCGTCCCTGAGCACCTTCGCCAGTCACCTCAAGCACCTGCGCTACGTGCTGCGGCACGCGTCGCCAGACACGCTGGTGCTGGTCGACGAGTTGGGCAGCGGCACCGATCCGAACGAAGGCGCGGCCCTGTCGCAGGCGATCATCGAGACGCTGCTGTCCCAGGACGCGCGCGGCATCGTGACGTCGCACCTGTCGCCGCTGAAACTGTTCGCGCTGGAAACGCCGGGCCTGAAGAATGCCAGCATGGGCTTCGAGGTCGATACCCTCTCGCCCACGTACGTGTTGCAGGTGGGACAGCCGGGCCGCAGTTACGCACTGGCCATCGCGCAGCGCATGGGTCTGCCGGCCGATGTGCTGGAGCGTGCCACGGGCCTGCTCGGCGAGGACGCCGGGATCATGGAACGCATGCTGGAGGGCCTGGAACGCGAACGTGCCGACCTGGCCGGTCAGCTGGAGACCGCCACAACCGCCCGCAGGGAAGCCGAGGGCGAACTGGGCCGCGTGCGCCAGGAGCGTGAGACCCTCGAAACGCGCCGGGGCGAGATGCTTGCGGAGGCCGCGCAGAAGGCCGAGTCGCTGTACGCCGACGCCATTGAGCGCGTCCGGACCCTGCGGGCCAGGGCTCAGGAGGACGGCGCCCGTCCGCGCGTGATGCAGGAACTCCGCGAACTCCGCACCGCCGCGCAGAAGGCCCGGCCCGCTCCACCGGTGCGCGAGGAACGGGGCGATCCCATCCGCGTGGGCAGCCGCGTGGACGTGCCCGCCTACAACGCGGCCGGGCAGGTGCTGGAACTGCGGGGCGATGATCTGGTCGTGCAGCTTGGCGTGATGAAGGTCGGCGTGAAGCGCCGCGATGTGCGTGTTCAGCCGGAAGTGAAGGTGCCCGCCCTGCGCGGCAGTTTCGTGGGCCGCGCTCCCACCACCTTCCAGGCCGAGTTGCAGCTCCGGGGTCTGGGAGTTGAGGAAGCCGTGGAGGAGCTCCGCACCGCGATCCTGGAGGCCTCGGCGCTAAAGGAAAAACAGCTGCGCGTGGTGCACGGCAAGGGCCAGGGCGTCCTGCGCCGCCTGCTGCGCGAATACCTGAAGAACGACCGCAAGGTGGAATCCTTCCATGACGCGGAGCCCAACCAGGGCGGGCACGGCGTGACCATCGTGAACCTGCGCGCGTAA
- a CDS encoding NADH-quinone oxidoreductase subunit A, translating into MLLVALGIGVLAVVVSAILGPKKATRVKLMAYESGNDPEHGGVGTGQRFPVHFYLVAMLFIVFDIETAFFYPLAVAYQHLVPFAFLEAVTFVLLLLVGYVYVLKKKVLEWA; encoded by the coding sequence ATGCTGCTCGTCGCCCTGGGAATCGGCGTGCTCGCCGTGGTCGTCAGCGCCATCCTGGGGCCCAAGAAAGCCACCCGCGTCAAGCTCATGGCCTACGAGAGCGGCAACGACCCCGAACACGGCGGCGTGGGCACCGGTCAGCGCTTCCCGGTGCACTTCTACCTGGTGGCCATGCTGTTCATCGTCTTCGATATCGAGACGGCGTTCTTCTACCCGCTCGCAGTGGCCTACCAGCACCTCGTCCCCTTCGCGTTCCTGGAAGCCGTGACCTTCGTGCTCCTGCTCCTGGTCGGGTACGTGTACGTGCTGAAAAAGAAGGTGCTCGAATGGGCCTGA
- a CDS encoding NADH-quinone oxidoreductase subunit B family protein, with translation MPLKELFEKDWQELESEGVLFSSLEKLVAWGRSNSLWPATFGLACCAIEMMSSTNARNDMSRFGSEVFRASPRQADVMIVAGRLSKKMAPVMRRVYDQMPDPKWVISMGACASSGGMFNNYAIVQNVDSVVPVDVFVPGCPPRPEALIYAVMQLQKKVRGEAFDELGHQLPMVDAWTR, from the coding sequence ATGCCCCTGAAGGAACTGTTTGAGAAGGACTGGCAGGAATTGGAGTCCGAGGGGGTGCTGTTCTCCAGCCTGGAGAAACTGGTGGCATGGGGGCGCAGCAATTCCCTGTGGCCGGCGACCTTCGGACTGGCGTGCTGCGCCATCGAAATGATGAGTTCCACCAACGCGCGCAACGACATGAGCCGCTTTGGCAGCGAGGTCTTCCGCGCCTCGCCCCGGCAGGCGGACGTGATGATCGTCGCCGGACGTCTGAGCAAGAAGATGGCGCCCGTCATGCGGCGCGTGTACGACCAGATGCCCGATCCCAAGTGGGTGATCAGCATGGGGGCGTGTGCCAGCAGCGGCGGCATGTTCAACAACTACGCCATCGTGCAGAACGTGGACAGCGTGGTGCCGGTGGACGTGTTCGTGCCCGGCTGCCCACCCCGCCCCGAGGCCCTGATCTACGCCGTGATGCAGCTCCAGAAGAAGGTGCGCGGCGAGGCCTTCGACGAGCTCGGTCATCAGCTCCCGATGGTGGATGCGTGGACGCGATGA
- a CDS encoding NADH-quinone oxidoreductase subunit C: MTGGDNTSKLSGREGFAQSSQSGAPRPTTPQAAATAPATPIADPRDLGPLLRDLNLTEDDAAEPTVLVTPGDLLMVAQALKARGFMLLDSVGIDYLAYPDARPKRFAVLHNVYHPHDHRRVFLRVWLDDGEPLPSVYSVWKAANYLEREVYDLLGVEFTGHPDLRKVLTPDDLEGHPLRKDFPLGESPTLFRDGRFLDPAAFRAGLTGQSTGLTGYRGSLRRGGTRDIEPPVMPEGGPK, encoded by the coding sequence ATGACGGGCGGCGACAATACCAGCAAACTCAGCGGCCGCGAGGGCTTCGCGCAGTCCTCGCAGTCCGGCGCGCCACGGCCCACCACGCCGCAGGCAGCGGCCACCGCCCCCGCCACACCGATCGCCGATCCGCGCGACCTGGGCCCCCTGCTGCGCGACCTGAACCTCACCGAGGACGACGCGGCCGAGCCGACGGTGCTGGTCACCCCAGGCGATCTGCTGATGGTGGCCCAGGCCCTCAAGGCGCGCGGCTTCATGCTGCTGGACTCCGTTGGCATCGACTACCTCGCTTACCCCGACGCGCGGCCCAAGCGCTTCGCGGTGCTGCATAACGTCTACCACCCGCACGACCACCGCCGGGTGTTCCTGCGCGTCTGGCTGGACGACGGCGAGCCGCTGCCCAGCGTGTACTCCGTGTGGAAGGCCGCGAACTACCTGGAACGCGAGGTGTACGACCTGCTGGGCGTGGAATTCACGGGCCATCCGGATCTGCGCAAGGTGCTCACTCCGGACGACTTGGAAGGCCACCCGCTGCGCAAGGACTTCCCGCTGGGCGAATCGCCCACCCTGTTCCGCGACGGCCGGTTCCTTGATCCCGCCGCGTTCCGGGCGGGCCTGACCGGGCAGAGCACTGGCCTGACCGGCTACCGGGGCAGCCTGCGCCGGGGCGGCACCCGGGACATCGAGCCGCCCGTGATGCCGGAAGGAGGGCCGAAGTGA
- the nuoD gene encoding NADH dehydrogenase (quinone) subunit D yields the protein MHGQTGAMMHTQIMSLNVGPQHPSTHGVLRLVVDMDGEYVMKVTPHMGYLHSGFEKTFENRTFQQGVTYAPRTDYLHSFSHELAYVLSVEKLLQARVPERANVVRVILHELGRMHSHLVFVGTGLLDLGALTPFFYAFREKEALVDVFEAVCGYRMNQGYFRVGGLSRDIPDGWPQMVAKFLDQMEKGVQEYTTLFANNPIFLDRAKGVGVIPPDVALDLGLTGPNLRASGVPMDNRKDNPYCGLEEYDFNVVTGQNGDSLDRFNMRLLEFAESIKIVRQGLKKLKPGPVKDPNRKISLPPRQELETSMEAVIHHFKLVTEGFHPPHGETYVPIESARGEVGYYVVSDGGSMPYRVKIRSPSFVNLQALEYACVGAQFADLITILATIDPVLGDVDR from the coding sequence ATGCACGGACAGACCGGCGCGATGATGCACACGCAGATCATGAGCCTGAACGTCGGGCCGCAGCACCCCAGCACGCACGGGGTGCTGCGGCTGGTCGTGGACATGGACGGCGAGTACGTGATGAAGGTCACGCCGCACATGGGCTACCTGCACAGCGGCTTCGAGAAGACCTTCGAGAACCGCACCTTCCAGCAGGGCGTGACCTACGCGCCCCGCACGGACTACCTGCACTCGTTCAGCCACGAACTCGCGTACGTGCTGAGCGTCGAGAAGCTGCTCCAGGCGCGGGTGCCGGAGCGGGCGAACGTGGTGCGCGTCATCCTGCACGAACTGGGTCGCATGCACAGCCACCTCGTGTTCGTCGGTACCGGCCTGCTCGACCTGGGCGCGCTCACCCCGTTCTTCTACGCCTTCCGCGAGAAAGAGGCGCTGGTGGACGTCTTCGAGGCCGTCTGCGGCTACCGCATGAACCAGGGGTACTTCCGCGTCGGCGGCCTGAGCCGTGACATTCCCGACGGCTGGCCCCAGATGGTCGCGAAATTCCTCGACCAGATGGAGAAAGGTGTGCAGGAGTACACCACCCTGTTCGCCAACAACCCGATCTTCCTCGACCGTGCCAAAGGGGTCGGCGTGATTCCGCCCGACGTGGCCCTCGACCTGGGCCTCACCGGGCCGAATCTGCGCGCCAGCGGCGTCCCCATGGACAACCGCAAGGACAACCCTTACTGCGGCCTGGAAGAGTACGACTTCAACGTCGTCACCGGCCAGAACGGCGACAGCCTTGACCGCTTCAACATGCGCCTCCTCGAGTTCGCGGAGAGCATCAAGATCGTCCGCCAGGGCCTCAAGAAGCTCAAACCCGGCCCCGTCAAAGATCCCAACCGCAAGATCAGCCTCCCGCCCCGGCAGGAGCTGGAAACCAGCATGGAAGCCGTCATCCACCACTTCAAGCTGGTCACCGAGGGCTTCCACCCGCCGCACGGCGAGACCTACGTGCCCATCGAGAGCGCCCGTGGCGAGGTTGGCTACTACGTGGTCTCAGACGGCGGCTCCATGCCCTACCGCGTCAAGATCCGCTCGCCCAGCTTCGTGAACCTCCAGGCCCTGGAGTACGCCTGCGTCGGCGCACAGTTCGCCGACCTGATCACCATTCTCGCGACCATCGACCCCGTGCTCGGGGACGTGGACCGGTAA
- the nuoE gene encoding NADH-quinone oxidoreductase subunit NuoE, which translates to MTYFADKQPLVADIFSRYPDSPQGRRSALMPLLREVQDAEGFVSELRMAEIASLCGTTATEVRSVMSFYSTYHTVPTGRYHLQVCSTLMCALKGSDELWDELVTQLDVQPGEVSPDGRFSVQKVECLGSCGTAPMMQINDDGYYENVGPAKCARILESLRHDLQPLPDNLVPVTITADGRQTLASGEVVGTSITGLTRLPEHAGGDV; encoded by the coding sequence TTGACGTATTTCGCAGACAAACAACCCCTGGTGGCGGACATCTTCTCCCGCTACCCGGACTCGCCGCAGGGCCGGAGAAGCGCGCTGATGCCGCTGCTGCGCGAGGTGCAGGACGCCGAGGGCTTCGTGTCCGAACTGCGCATGGCGGAGATCGCGTCGCTTTGCGGCACGACCGCCACGGAAGTCCGTTCGGTGATGAGCTTCTACTCCACGTACCACACGGTGCCGACCGGTCGGTATCACCTCCAGGTGTGCTCCACTCTGATGTGCGCCCTGAAGGGTTCGGACGAGCTGTGGGACGAGCTGGTGACGCAGCTGGACGTCCAGCCGGGTGAGGTCAGCCCCGACGGACGCTTCAGCGTGCAGAAGGTCGAGTGCCTGGGCTCGTGCGGCACCGCCCCGATGATGCAGATCAACGACGACGGCTACTACGAGAACGTCGGCCCGGCGAAGTGCGCGCGGATTCTGGAGTCGCTGAGACACGACCTCCAGCCGCTGCCGGACAATCTGGTGCCGGTGACGATTACGGCCGACGGGCGGCAGACACTGGCGAGCGGTGAGGTCGTGGGCACGAGCATCACGGGCCTGACGCGCCTTCCGGAACACGCGGGGGGTGACGTATGA
- the nuoF gene encoding NADH-quinone oxidoreductase subunit NuoF gives MTATAPTPPKPITSAKDPRFAPTLYAYVGQDRSWTLDFYRQNGGYEAVKRAFAMGADPVIDEVKKSGLRGRGGAGFATGLKWSFMPLKDGKPHYIICNADESEPGSFKDRYLMSEDPHQLIEGMVIAGYAMRASVGYIYIRGEYVHAAERVWAAIHEARAAGLLGKNILGSGFDFELHVHRGAGAYICGEETALMNSLEGLRANPRLKPPFPAAAGLYGLPTTINNVETFCAATQILRYGADWHADMGTEKSKGMKLFQISGPVARPGVYELPLGTTFRELIYDWAGGPLEEMKAIIPGGSSCPMLPYTDKILDTPMDYESVAAAGSMLGTGGVTLIPKADCIVNATWNLVRFYGHESCGKCTPCREGISSWMTRMYEKLVRGHGQPGDVQLIMDMSENIGGRSFCALADACLGPVLSSIALFREEYDALATTQKPLYPARNRWRDE, from the coding sequence ATGACGGCCACCGCACCCACGCCGCCCAAGCCGATCACCAGCGCCAAGGATCCGCGCTTCGCCCCGACCCTGTACGCCTACGTGGGGCAGGATCGCAGCTGGACGCTGGACTTCTACCGCCAGAATGGCGGCTATGAGGCCGTGAAGCGGGCCTTTGCCATGGGCGCCGATCCCGTGATCGACGAGGTGAAGAAGTCCGGTCTGCGCGGGCGCGGCGGCGCGGGCTTCGCCACCGGCCTGAAGTGGTCGTTCATGCCCCTGAAGGACGGCAAGCCGCACTACATCATCTGCAACGCGGACGAATCCGAACCGGGCAGCTTCAAGGATCGCTACCTGATGTCCGAAGACCCGCACCAGCTGATCGAGGGCATGGTCATCGCCGGATACGCCATGCGTGCCAGCGTGGGGTACATCTACATCCGGGGCGAGTACGTGCACGCCGCCGAGCGCGTGTGGGCCGCCATCCACGAAGCCCGCGCGGCGGGGCTGCTCGGGAAGAACATCCTGGGCAGCGGCTTCGACTTCGAGCTGCACGTGCACCGTGGGGCCGGAGCGTACATCTGCGGCGAGGAAACCGCCCTGATGAACTCGCTGGAAGGCCTGCGCGCCAACCCGCGCCTGAAGCCGCCCTTCCCGGCGGCGGCGGGTCTGTACGGGCTGCCCACAACCATCAACAACGTCGAGACCTTCTGCGCAGCCACGCAGATCCTGCGCTACGGCGCGGACTGGCACGCGGACATGGGCACCGAGAAGAGCAAGGGCATGAAACTCTTCCAGATCAGCGGCCCGGTCGCGCGGCCCGGCGTGTACGAGCTGCCGCTGGGCACCACCTTCCGCGAGCTCATCTACGACTGGGCGGGCGGCCCGCTGGAGGAGATGAAGGCCATCATCCCCGGCGGATCGAGTTGCCCCATGCTGCCGTACACCGACAAGATCCTCGACACGCCGATGGACTACGAGTCGGTGGCGGCGGCGGGCAGCATGCTCGGCACGGGCGGCGTCACGCTGATCCCGAAGGCCGACTGCATCGTGAACGCCACCTGGAACCTCGTGCGCTTCTACGGGCACGAGAGCTGCGGCAAGTGCACCCCCTGCCGCGAGGGCATCTCCAGCTGGATGACCCGCATGTACGAGAAGCTGGTGCGCGGCCACGGCCAGCCCGGCGACGTGCAGCTGATCATGGACATGTCCGAGAACATTGGGGGCCGCAGCTTCTGCGCCCTGGCCGACGCGTGCCTCGGGCCGGTGCTGAGCAGCATCGCCCTGTTCCGCGAGGAATACGACGCGCTGGCCACGACGCAGAAGCCGCTGTACCCCGCACGGAATCGCTGGAGGGATGAATGA